TCTCGAAGTTGTTATCATATAGGCCCGTGTCGTCTCCTAGCTTTCGTTTTCGAGTTGATGATGGGTGGCCTAGTAATAAAGTTCGTTCTTTCGGTGCCTTCCTTGTCTTATTAACCTTTGAAGTTGTTTCTTTTGAGGATGTAGCGATGATAGGATCTGGATTTATAACTGTTGGTCCATTTCCTCCAACAAAATGCAAGGAACAGATGTATGTGTTCTTCTTGATATGCGACAATGTAAATGATTTGCGACCGCAAGCGTGAATCCACCGCTTAAACTTCTCAGTTTTCTGCGTTTCTTGTTGCTTCTGCCAGTCAGTCATGCCATCTTTAAATGCTCCTGGCTTTGGAAAACGAATGAAATAAACATTTTCTGGCAGCCGTTCAGAATACCTTGAGTCAGAGTTGCATTTTCCCAAACAACAATGCTTTGTTGCTCCTTTTTTGGCAGCCATGACATGATGAAGAATGTTGGATGTTGTGTTTGTCCGCACTTCGATCCCAAACTGCTTTGCGCGCATGAcgtaatatttatt
The DNA window shown above is from Nematostella vectensis chromosome 15, jaNemVect1.1, whole genome shotgun sequence and carries:
- the LOC116617374 gene encoding uncharacterized protein LOC116617374 isoform X1, whose protein sequence is MRAKQFGIEVRTNTTSNILHHVMAAKKGATKHCCLGKCNSDSRYSERLPENVYFIRFPKPGAFKDGMTDWQKQQETQKTEKFKRWIHACGRKSFTLSHIKKNTYICSLHFVGGNGPTVINPDPIIATSSKETTSKVNKTRKAPKERTLLLGHPSSTRKRKLGDDTGLYDNNFESQDEDESCSRDDTQLEIDDQNLEPFQKHQETQTVYDRHILGAKVETMMLRNKEIQKHQSIYRLHRVQM
- the LOC116617374 gene encoding uncharacterized protein LOC116617374 isoform X2 yields the protein MRAKQFGIEVRTNTTSNILHHVMAAKKGATKHCCLGKCNSDSRYSERLPENVYFIRFPKPGAFKDGMTDWQKQQETQKTEKFKRWIHACGRKSFTLSHIKKNTYICSLHFVGGNGPTVINPDPIIATSSKETTSKVNKTRKAPKERTLLLGHPSSTRKRKLGDDTGLYDNNFESQDEDESCSRDDTQLEIDDQNLEPFQKHQETQTVYDRHILGAKVETMMLRNKTTRT